A stretch of DNA from Candidatus Eremiobacteraceae bacterium:
TGGTCCCGTCCAGGTCGAAAACAATGAGTTGTTTCATCCGCGCTGGGCTTCTCCGCCACGCGGGCTTCTGCTTTTTACATCGGCAAATCCCGTAGGAACACGTCGTCTATGTGAAAAAAGTGCCGAGAACTTCTGGGCTCGCCGCGGAGGTTTCTTCATGGTCTTTCAGATCTACAGCGACCGCAAAGTTTTGGCCTCGGCTCTCCACTTTCAATTGGCGGCCATCGACTTCACCGTCTTCCAAGATTCGAGCAAGCACCTTCCCGTTGGGCTTTCCCTGGCGATCGATGTGCGAGTGGCCGGCGCAGTGGCCACGCAACCCTTCAAGCAGCCGCTGGCGGACGGAGACATCACGCTCAATTTCGTCGTGCCGGGCGCGGGCACGTTGCGCGGTTCGCTTCAATCGGTGCAACCTGCGAATGTCGACGGCAAAACCGCGGGGGTGTCCTGGGCCACCGCTTCGGCGGTGAGCTTTGCCGTCACCGCGATCGGCGGCAAGGTCTCCATCGACATTGCTCACACGACAATCGTCGCGCCGCTTCACTTGGCGCAAGGTTGAATCAATCGCGACGGAAGAGGAGGATCAGGCATGTCGCACGTCATCACGATTCCGATCAACGAGAATGGAATCATATTCGACTCAGACATGAACACGGTGGTGCAAGAGGCGATCGCCATCCATCCGTTCGGTTTTCAAGACGTCTTCGTGTACTCCCACGGCTGGTCAAACGATGCCAACCGGGCTCTTGACGAATACAACCGCTTCAGCGTCGATCTCGCGAAGCAACTCCTCATCCTCGGCGCGGCGCAGCCGCCGGTTTTCAAACAGCCTCCGAGAGCTTCGCTGAGCGTTGGCATCCACTGGCCATCGGAGATCACCGAAGACGCGAACAGCCCGCTTAACGCATTGCAGCTCTTCACGTTTTACACGATGGAGCACCGCGCCGATTCGGTCGGCAAGAACGCCGTGTATTCCATGCTTCGATTGATGCTGCAAGCCCGTGCGGGCTCGGGCTCGCCGCTTCGCATCGCCCTTCTCGGCCACAGCTTCGGCTGCAAGGTGGTGTGTGCCGCACTTCAAGACCTGCAGACGGACATCGCCAACAACACGATTGCGGTCGAACCCGGCACGTCGTTCAACGCAGTCCTATTGGAGCCGGCCACGGATAACGACAATCTCGAACCTGGGGACATCTACGGCGATGTATGCCAGTTGGCTAACCTGAGAGTATTGATGTCCAAATCGTCGCAAGACGTGGCCCTCACGAAGTGGTTTGTGGACGCCGGCCGGTTGGCGAACCTGTTCAAAGCGCCGCGGCAGGCGCTTGGCGCGGCAGGTCCGACGCCGGCGACCGTTCAGGCATTTGGGGGCGCCTCGAACCTGTCCGTCGATCAGGGCTTCACCACGACCGACGCGATCGGGCTTCCGAATAGATTGATCGTGGCCGACTTATCGCCCGTGCACACCGCGCG
This window harbors:
- a CDS encoding alpha/beta hydrolase — encoded protein: MSHVITIPINENGIIFDSDMNTVVQEAIAIHPFGFQDVFVYSHGWSNDANRALDEYNRFSVDLAKQLLILGAAQPPVFKQPPRASLSVGIHWPSEITEDANSPLNALQLFTFYTMEHRADSVGKNAVYSMLRLMLQARAGSGSPLRIALLGHSFGCKVVCAALQDLQTDIANNTIAVEPGTSFNAVLLEPATDNDNLEPGDIYGDVCQLANLRVLMSKSSQDVALTKWFVDAGRLANLFKAPRQALGAAGPTPATVQAFGGASNLSVDQGFTTTDAIGLPNRLIVADLSPVHTARKAQNLYDGGFAGSHSDINFAEIYFMIAGFLFG